Genomic window (Corticium candelabrum chromosome 3, ooCorCand1.1, whole genome shotgun sequence):
CTTCACATAACCTACAAATAATGCCAGCTAAGTCTGATTGGTGATAAACTGATGTCTTACAAAGTATCCCAATTTTGTATACAAGCGtcataaagacaaacacatcCAAATGCATTCAAGAAATCAGTAAGCTGCATAAGAAGTAGTGACACTAGTGTATAACCATGGAACAGCTGATATATAAATGACAGCATACTGTGTGGTTGAGACAAATATAGTAAAAAACTGTATTCATCTCTTTTGCTTAAATTTGCAAACTATGCTTGCATGATTACACAAACATTTAACGTTTTAACAGTGATGAAGTGGCAACACAATTTATAGATCAACATTGCATAGTGACCAATCCCGTGTAATATAGTCAGTGCTAGCTCCTGGATGTCTCTAGCTTACATGTATCTTCTGTAAAAACAAGCTTGCCCATttactgtttgcttgtttgtgtgtgtgtgtgtgtgtgtgtgtgtgtgtgtgtgtgtgtgtgtgtgtgtgtgtgtgtgtgtgtgtgtgtgtgtgtgtgtgagtgtgtgcaacAGTAATATGTTGATGTCTTTAACACTGCAGTGTTCTAGAGAACAGTATGTACTTGTCTATGTACACATAAATTGCCTCGTCATTTCCACATCGACCTTCTACTTTCAACTAACCAATTCAGTCATGTTGTCTGGTTTGTCTCATTAGTATTTAATAAGTATCTGTTCTATAGACACAGCCATCAGTACACATTCCAAAAATCATCCATCACAAAACATAGAAATCTCACTAGCAGAATGtacaaagcaaagcacaaatCTCATTTGAAAAGTACGTTTGTTAGGAGACCTCAAATACTAAAAATGATGTATTAAACCAAATTTGCAAACAAATGGTGATCATGCTGTCATGCACTCAGATATTGATAGGAATGGCTAATCCAAACAATTTCTTTAAAACTACTCATTCAAAAATCATTCAAGCATTGCATACCAAGAGTGCATTCCTTAGAGAGCTGTGGTAAGTTAGTTGTCCATACAATTGCTCTTGACGATTGTGTAAGTCATTTAGAGAGTacagtgtgcatgcacattACGTTAATTACGTCAAAGAAACTCAACAGACAGCCACCTTGTCATTCCAACAACCCAACTCTTACTTCAGGTTCACTTGCTAACTCAAAACGATTCACGTTAGAACCCGACGGCTGTTTCTCCTGCCCAACAACATCAGGACGAGGTCCAAGATCACCAATAACTTCCTTTGGCAAAGAAAACGACTGTGTTTCCTCTTGCTTCTTGTCATATTCCCTAATTTCTTCTTGCAGTTTCTCGTTGTCCTCATCAACCACTATTTGTAGATCAGGTGGCAAATCTAACGAGTCATTGTTACAGACTGCAATATAGAATTATACATAAATCACATAAACCaatacaatcaacacaatgATATAGCCACCACTCACCAATCCAGTCTTGCTTACTATGATCCACATAAATAAGACAATAAGCTGATGCTGTGTGATGTTCTCCCATTGATTCTCTTTCCACCTCATCCCACGTCACTTCAATTACTGAAATATCGTTAAATTTGAGCCAAATGTCGGATAGGTTAGGTCTAATGTATGCCCAATAATGGCCTCCTGCTGCTTCTCCCTCATGGACAAGAACAGCATAGAGCTCATACAAAACCTACAAAATCAAAAGCATTCATTACAAGTGTATTACATCTAAGAACAAAACGATCCCATGTCACACTTGAGTTAAACTAGGGTCATTGTACATTTCATTGATTTGGTTCACCACTTCATTAATATCTTCTCGTAAACCTGTGTTGAACAGAgaacataaacacaaaacaatcaacaCGTATTTCTAAAATCAATGTGCTGTGGTGCACCTAGTTGGTCTTCATCTACTTCTTTCCTCCATCTTGTCAGACAAGTCTGTAATGTCTTCAGCTCCTCTTCAGTTACATGCCGTGGACATGGTTCTACTACAATAGCATTCTGACTGACTGAAGCTAAGAATAGCAAAGAATGGTTAGTAAGAAGTAAGAATGACAGCTTTAACTTTCTTTGTTGAAAgattttcatttgttttcaaTTAAGTAAAGTAatgttgttatttatttgaCTACCTCCATTAACTTTAATTTTAACAAACGACAATTACGTTGGCCAGAAATGGATCTtgtgattgattaattaacttaagcaaGTACAACAGAAAGTGGTAGATAGAAAGTAAGAAAGTCTACATATACGTAtatttaacaaacaaacaagaggtTTTAAAAATCTGAAAAGACCAAGCAGCTAGTTTTATGCAGAGCACAACATTAGCATGAGAAACTGATAGATTGACTAGTCAATACAGAAGCAGCAAAGCATATCATTACAACCAAATAATCTGGTAACGGCTAACATTCATCACATTTTACTCTTTTCCTTTTCATTACATGTATTAAATTACCAAATACAAATTActcttcatttatttcttaataCTCTGTAAAGTCTGAGGTGAAGTCTCCATAACATCCTCATCTCTTTTGTAATCATCAGATCGCATCCTCTTGGTGTGTGCAAATCCAAGAGCAAGGTCAAATACATCTTGAAGGGCAACACGCTTTGATTTGTAGCTTGTAAACCTAAACAACAGCAGACAAGATCAAAATTGTAATGCTAATCCAaggttgtttgtcagtctccCTTCTTGAATGCCACATGTCTGCCTGCTAGAAACCAGGAACAACATTTTATCTTTCTTGAACAGTTTTGGTTTGTTATTACGGTACGTGTGTTACATACATAGATAGACTATTCACATGAAGTAGAGCACCACTTATCTGGACACCGCTTATCtgaatgtgtctgtctgcctgtctgtctgtctgtctgtcaatacatatattttcaaacattgaactattatacaccatctaagcaaagcaactaaatactacccaagccaatagggcttggttctacctacaactgtttatgtttatgtggccgtctgtctgtctgtctgtctgtcagtcacatatatttgaacttttatctatgatacattttgcaatgcagggtactatgtactgtctaactactaaactaagctacaatagaaactcgtgtaaaacaaaatgaggactacacttaaaaactacagtgtacaagcaaagcctccagtaccagctagtggctgaagtaatgggtggcaaagaggtcacatctgttgccttcagacagcgaagatagcttttagagatgactctagcactacacttctggagctgaacagaaaagcgtttggaccagaagtTGATAAGCTGCACAGCGTTTGGTCATCCCACTTTGTCCAATGACTTCTTTAATAACTTGCAAAAGAGTTTCCACCCATTGATccccaagctccaaaatgctccattaccagtggggttacagtgtctgtctgtctgtctctctgtgtgccTTGTTATTGCTAAACACTTACTTATCCAATTGCCTTTCCAGAATGTCCAATTTTCGTCTAAGTTTGTACACAGTGTCTCTACGAGCAGTTACATCTACTTTGTTGCATTCTAAATATCTAAATATAGTAACAAAAGAATCATGTGAGCAAACTCATTGCACATCCTCATCCACAAAAATCTGAAAACCACAAATCTATGTACAAGATAAAACTACAATAGTACTAAAACagaatagacaaacatacaaacagacaagcaatgtgcactaaacagccaaacagatgtacacacaaacatgcatgcatacgtatAGGAAAATGATTATTATCATTGCATACCATTGAAAATAGTGCTAATTAATGCTGTAaatttaacacacacacacacacacacacacacacacacacacacacacacacacacacacacacacacacgtgtgcaaacaaacaaacacaaacacaaccacaTGAGCACAAAGGACATAACAGACATTATACCCAAAATTACCTGTCCATAAAGATAGACCTTGAAAATGTTAGTTTATCATGAATCTTTTCAGCTTTCTGTTTGGTTTGATTAAATTCAAACCGTGACAACTCTATGGTAAGTATCGGCGGAAGTTGAAGAAACCACATCTCTTGCTCAGCCTTCAAGCAGGTTGATTCACTGCTGCTAACAGGCTCAATCTCCCTGTGAACAAGTGAAGCTTCCAGACAAGAGTGAAGATCATGATGACCTTGAACTTGAACTGGCAATGACGTGAAGAAACATTCATTATCAAAGGACTTCCCTTaagtaaacaacaacagcagtaaAACAGAAAGCAAAACCATAACAACGACAGCAGCACAGTTGTTCAATATCACTATACATTGCATTATAAGATCTGCCTGTACTATTCAAGCAGAGATATTCATAGATAATACTTCATTTCAGCTTctactgtatgtctgtttaacTGCAGTGAGCTATTCCACGTTAGATTATTGACTGCAATGAAGATCAAGACATTCATGGCTTACCTTCATTTATTCCTTCTGTCTTGCATTTTCCATAAAAAAGTCTCACAACTGGATTCCTTTCTTCTGTACGAGCTTCCTGTTTATTGTTGCCCTTGCTATTCTCTTCTAATTGTTGTAAATGAAAAGCATCCTGCAACCACTCTAATAGCTTGTGGTTGAATTCACTAACATCCTGTTGACATGAAAACTGAGAAGAAGACACTATGAATGCAGACTTCAAAATCTAGAATTCAAATATGAAGAAACTGTTATCACATTTCACATCACGTACGTAGTTTACCTCTACTGGTTTTTGGGGATTAACGTATTTCCTCTTACTTCCCACAAGAAGAGAGAAAAGGATTCTTAATTCTTCCATAAACTTAAGAACAGCGACTGCATTCTGTCTTGCCAAAGCTTGATCAGATTCTGAGCTGCTTGATGGA
Coding sequences:
- the LOC134177218 gene encoding ubiquitin carboxyl-terminal hydrolase 25-like isoform X2 is translated as MFQPVVSRSGISQEDEEISRALEESIAANQDMARRGRIDPWMMFADPLNPHERTRQGDTPVGLKNVGNTCWFSAVIQSLFHLPIVRKHILSYKMPALSLVPSSSSESDQALARQNAVAVLKFMEELRILFSLLVGSKRKYVNPQKPVEILKSAFIVSSSQFSCQQDVSEFNHKLLEWLQDAFHLQQLEENSKGNNKQEARTEERNPVVRLFYGKCKTEGINEGKSFDNECFFTSLPVQVQGHHDLHSCLEASLVHREIEPVSSSESTCLKAEQEMWFLQLPPILTIELSRFEFNQTKQKAEKIHDKLTFSRSIFMDRYLECNKVDVTARRDTVYKLRRKLDILERQLDKFTSYKSKRVALQDVFDLALGFAHTKRMRSDDYKRDEDVMETSPQTLQTSVSQNAIVVEPCPRHVTEEELKTLQTCLTRWRKEVDEDQLGLREDINEVVNQINEMYNDPSLTQVLYELYAVLVHEGEAAGGHYWAYIRPNLSDIWLKFNDISVIEVTWDEVERESMGEHHTASAYCLIYVDHSKQDWIVCNNDSLDLPPDLQIVVDEDNEKLQEEIREYDKKQEETQSFSLPKEVIGDLGPRPDVVGQEKQPSGSNVNRFELASEPEHPQEVIAEEQLRSAVEIDIVLNPANIDSYVSEIFTQQHSVFMSKFTKQVENFSFTNDTRLLHLCCYMMASNAPQVLVDLAVYEAIVQEILLDAIPSSSHHAVQNAAYRKMRSLGCTEDHAELKHWKHYYEKFCETAAYFVKGLDYLSENSYAEALTYVMKAFQLNNHLTFPSCPAGSFDINDLAKPRQHCLKVVNQEALNLFVNFDVDNIDKAMRLIRGLIIPCFSELERSSLPSDLEVKEEVREAWCSLVSGDNLGENRQERLQEVLEKLFDVSSSRSSEIQTPPIPRDLMKNLFRRYNLIVAKFQQN
- the LOC134177218 gene encoding ubiquitin carboxyl-terminal hydrolase 25-like isoform X1 gives rise to the protein MTIEMASSHSHQRDVAQLKEICGISEDEAQKAYKDGGYNVEKAVELLTDRKKQSADGKTMHVAPYREEVTTLSNQTSANKGDVVDLTTEDDEIQRAIALSLHHSFQPVVSRSGISQEDEEISRALEESIAANQDMARRGRIDPWMMFADPLNPHERTRQGDTPVGLKNVGNTCWFSAVIQSLFHLPIVRKHILSYKMPALSLVPSSSSESDQALARQNAVAVLKFMEELRILFSLLVGSKRKYVNPQKPVEILKSAFIVSSSQFSCQQDVSEFNHKLLEWLQDAFHLQQLEENSKGNNKQEARTEERNPVVRLFYGKCKTEGINEGKSFDNECFFTSLPVQVQGHHDLHSCLEASLVHREIEPVSSSESTCLKAEQEMWFLQLPPILTIELSRFEFNQTKQKAEKIHDKLTFSRSIFMDRYLECNKVDVTARRDTVYKLRRKLDILERQLDKFTSYKSKRVALQDVFDLALGFAHTKRMRSDDYKRDEDVMETSPQTLQTSVSQNAIVVEPCPRHVTEEELKTLQTCLTRWRKEVDEDQLGLREDINEVVNQINEMYNDPSLTQVLYELYAVLVHEGEAAGGHYWAYIRPNLSDIWLKFNDISVIEVTWDEVERESMGEHHTASAYCLIYVDHSKQDWIVCNNDSLDLPPDLQIVVDEDNEKLQEEIREYDKKQEETQSFSLPKEVIGDLGPRPDVVGQEKQPSGSNVNRFELASEPEHPQEVIAEEQLRSAVEIDIVLNPANIDSYVSEIFTQQHSVFMSKFTKQVENFSFTNDTRLLHLCCYMMASNAPQVLVDLAVYEAIVQEILLDAIPSSSHHAVQNAAYRKMRSLGCTEDHAELKHWKHYYEKFCETAAYFVKGLDYLSENSYAEALTYVMKAFQLNNHLTFPSCPAGSFDINDLAKPRQHCLKVVNQEALNLFVNFDVDNIDKAMRLIRGLIIPCFSELERSSLPSDLEVKEEVREAWCSLVSGDNLGENRQERLQEVLEKLFDVSSSRSSEIQTPPIPRDLMKNLFRRYNLIVAKFQQN